The DNA segment CCTTGGGGTACTGCTCCGTGAGGATCACCGGCACGGAAAACAGGTCGGCCAGTTTCAGGAGGCGCCGGGCGCTCTCCAGGGTGCTGGCGGGACGGTGGACCATCCCGACCAGTTTTCCCTGGAAATCGATGGCGACCAGGATGCTGCGGGAGGCGTCGAGAAGGGCCATGGGGGCTCCTGAAAGCGGGAATCCAGCCTAGCTCCGGCGAGGGGGCCCTACCAGACCCGCACGCGGTCGGCGGGGGCGAGGTAGAGCTTCTGGCCCGGCTTCACGAGGAAGGCGGCGTACCAGGCATCCAGGTTGCGGGACGTGGCGGGGCGGAGCGCCGCCGGGGTATGGCCGTCCGTCAGGATCTGCTGCCGCAGCAGCGGCTCCCGGGTCTTCTCCCGCCAGCTCTGGGCGTAGCTGAGGAAGAACTGCTGGTCGCCCGTGAGCCCCTGGACCGCGGGCGCCTCCTTCCCGCCCAGGGACAGGCGGTAGGCGTCGTAGGCGGCGGCGAGGCCCGCGATGTCGGCGATGTTCTCGCCCAGGGTCTGCCGCCCGTTGACGTGCAGGCCCGGCAGGGGCTCGTAGGCGTCGAACTGCTTCGCCAGCCGGTCGGCGGAGGCCTGGAAATGCTTGAGGTCCTCGGGCGTCCACCAGTTGTTCAGCTTCCCGGTCGCGTCGAACAGCGATCCGGAATCGTCGAAGCTGTGGCTGATCTCGTGGCCGATCACCGCGCCCATGGCGCCGTAGTCCATCACCATGGGCCGCCGGGAATCGAAATAGGGAGGCTGGAGGATGGCCGCCGGGAAGTTGAGGGCGTTCATCACCGGCAAGTTCACGGCGTTCACGGTTTGGGGCGTCATCACCCATTCGCCCCGGTCGATGGGCCGGCCCAGCTTGGCGACGTTGCGGGCGTACTCGAAGCGCTCGGCCCGCTCGGCGTTCCCGAAGGCATCGCCCGGCGCGATCCGCAGTCCGCCGTAGTCCTGCCAGCGGTCGGGGTAGCCGACGCCCACCTTGAGGGCGGTCAGCTTGGCGAGGGCCTTGGCCTTGGTGGCGGGCGACATCCAGTCCAGGGCCTCGATGCGGGCCTGGAAGGCCGCGATCAGGTTGGCCACCATCTTCTGCGCCCGGGCCTTCTCCTGGGCCGGGAAGTGCTTGGCGGCGTACGCCTTCCCCACGGCTTCACCCAGGGCTTCATTGGTGAAGGCCACTCCGCGGACCCACCGCTCCCGGGGCTGGGAGGCGCCGCTCAGGACCTTCCCGTAGAACGCGAAGGAGCGGTCGGCCACCGTCTTGGGCAGGACCCGCGCCCGGTGCTGGAGGGCGTGGAAGGTCAGGTAGTCCTTCCAGACGTCCAAAGGCACTTCCGCCGCCAGGGCGGACAGCCCCACAAAGGCGGCGGGCTGCCAGACCACGAAGGTCTCGGCCCGCTCCAGTCCCGCGGCGGCGAAGTAGGCCTCCCAGTCCAGGCCCGGCGCCTTCGCGGCGAAATCCCTGCGGGCCCAGTGGTTGTTGCCCTTCTGCACGTCGCCGGATTCCTCCCGGCCGAGGTGGACGCGGGCCATGCGGGTCTCCAGGTCCACCACCGCAGCGGCCCGGGCCGGGGCCCCGGCGACGCCCGCCAGCGCCAGCATGTCCGTGACGTGGGCGAGGTACTGGGCCCGGATGGCCGCCATGCCTTCGGAGGGATCCAGGTAGTAGGTCCGCTCGGGCATCCCCAGGCCGCCCTGGAGGAGGAAGGGGGCGTAGCGGGACGGATCGTCCAGATCCTGGGCCACCCACAGCCCAAAGATGTTGTCCGTGTAGTAGTTGGTCGCGTTCAGGATGTCCACGTCGGCCCGGAGCGTCGCGCCCAGGTAGCGGGCCAGGTCCCTGCGATCGTGGATCGCGGCGATGGTTCGGAACCCGGGCTGGATGGGAGCGAGGCCCTTGGCTTCGATCCCTTTCTCGTCCATGAAGCTCGCGTAGCAGTCGCCGATCTTGCGCAACTCGGAGCCCGCGGGGGCTTTGGATTTCGCTGCGGCCTGGATCAGGGCGGCCACGCGCCGGTCGGTCCGGTCCGCCACCTCGTGTCCCACCCCGAAGGAGCCGCGGTCCTCGGGAATGGCGGTCCGCTTCATCCAGCCGCCGTTGGCGTAGGCGTAGAAATCGTCCCCGGGCGCCGTCGCGCGGTCCATGCCCGCCAGATCGAGCCCTTTGGCGGGTGCCGAGGGGGGTGGAGCGGCCAGGGCGACGGCCGCCAGACAAAAGACCAAGGGGGAGAAAGAGCGGCGCATAGAGGACCTCGAAGGGCGGCGAGCGCGGAGCGGCAACAGGCAAAGGCCCGGCCCTTCCAGAGGTTAGGCGCCACCGGTTGGCCCCGGAAGACCGCCCGCAGTCTTCCCGGCGGGACGAAGCAAGTGGGCGGAAATTTCCGTGCCGTTTCTTTTGACAAACCATCTGTGGCATCCCGATATGGGCGGCCTATGTTTAGACTCCACAGGAGAAAGAGCAATGATTGGCGACCTTAAGGACGAGCGTAGGCGTGGGTTGACGCCGGCGAAAGCGGAGAGCCGCGGCGCGCTCTGGTCCCTTCCGAGTGGTTACCGCCTTCCCAACCTCGTGGACGCGGCGCCTCTTCTGATCGGCGATCCCTCCCATCCGGTGCGCCTGCGCGCCGCGGACCTCGACGATCCCGAGGGCTATCGCCTGCGGTTGGCGGCTTGGCTGCTGGAGCAGGGCTAGAGCGAGCGGCTCAGCCGCACAGGACGGTTCCCCCGTTCACGTTCAGCACCTCCCCGGTGATGGAGGCGGCCCAGGGGCTGAGGAGGAAGGCCACGGGGCCGGCCAGGTCCTCCGCTTCCGGAATGCGGCCGAGGGGGAACCCGGCGGCGATGCGCCGGCGCTGGTCGGGGTCGGACCGCAGCGCCGCGGCGCTCATGTCCGTGTCCACCCAGCCGGGCGCCACGGCATTCACCCGGATCCCGTCGGGCCCCAGTTCCGGCGCCAGGGACTTCACGAGGGAGATCACGGCCCCTTTGCTGGCGGCATAGGCGCCGTGGCGCGCCTCGCCGCGCTGCCCGGCGGTGCTGGACAGCAGCACGAGGCTGCCGCCGCCAGCGCGCTTGAGGGCCGGGATCACCTCCGCGTGCCAGCGGAACAGGCCGGTGACGTTGGTCTCCAGGATGTCCAGGAGGACGTCCTCCTCCGGCAATTCCGCGGGCGTCGCGGCCCAGATGCCGGCGTTGCCCACGAAGGCGTCGAGCCCGCCCCAGGCCGCTTCCACGGTGGCCACGGCGGTCTGGGCATCGGCCCGGAGGCGCTGGTCGGCGCGGATGGCGAGGACGGATCGCCCTTCGGCGGCCAGTTCCGCCTGGAGATCCAGCGCGGCCTGCTCCTGGCTGAGGTAGGTGAAGGCCGTGCGGGCGCCCAGGTCCGTCAGGAGGCGGACGGTGGCGGCGCCGATCCCGCGGCTGCCGCCGGTGACGAGGACGCGGAGGCCGGAGAGGTCGAGGGTCATGGCTGCTCCTGGAAGGGGGCGACGACGCAGCGGTCGTGCAGGCGGGGGATGAGCTCCCCCAGCCGGGATTCGGGAACGAGGAAGGCGATGGAGACCGTGCTGCTGCCGGTGAGCAGGCCGCCCACGGGCTCCTGGCCCAGCGCGGCGAGGTGGCGCAGGGCGGCGAGGGGATCGGTCCGCAGGCCCTCGCCCACCAGGGCTACCACCGCCCAGCCCGATTCGCAGCCCACCCCGGCGGCGGCCAGGGAGGCGAGGACGCCGGTCGCGGCGGAGGTCTCGGGCCGGAGCGCCATGAGGGTCCCCGCAGGACTGGAGACCAGCCCGAAGCGGAGGGCGCCCGCTTCCTCCAGGCGCCGGGCGGCGTCGAGCGGCGCTTCCAGCCCGGCGGCGGCGGGAAAGCGGAGGAGGGCGATGCCCTCCTTGTAGGCCACGGAGGTGACGGCGCCCGGCTCCCGCGCGGGCGGGTGGGGCAGGATCTCCGTCCGCGGCGCCCCGGGCCGGAGGGTGTTGGCCACCACCAGCCGGAAGCCCGCCCGGCCGCCGGGGGCCAGGCAGTCCGCGTGCAGGACCTTCGCCCCGAAGGCGCTCAGGGCCTCCGCTTCCCCCAGGCTCATGCGGGGGATGGGCCGGGCCTCCTCCACCAGGCTGGGATCGGCGGTGAGCACGCCGTCCACGTCGGTCCAGATCTGGACTTCCTCGGCGTCCAGGGCCTCCCCCAGCAGGGTGGCGCTGGTGTCGGACCCGCCCCGCCCCAGGGTGGTGGTGAGGCCGTCGGCGGTGGCGCCGAGGAAGCCCTGGGTGACCCACAGCGCGCCCGCAGCCAGGGCCTCGCGCCAGGGCGCGGCGGCCTCCCGCAGGGCGGAAAGCTGGGGTCGGGCCCGGCCGAAGCGGGCGTCCGTCCGCATCGCCTCGCGCACGTCGCGGAAGGCGCCGCCGAAGCAGCCCGCGGCGAGGTGCGCGGACAGCGTCTCGCCCACGGCCAGGGCCGAATCCCGGCCCCGGGCGGTGGCCTCGCCCAGGAGGGCCATGCCCGTCACCAGTTGGTCGAGGCGCTCGAAGAGGGGCATCCATGTGGACCGGATCTCCGTCCACAGCCCCAGCTCGGACGCCACGCGCCGATGCCGATCGCGGAGGGCGACCAGGCGTTCCCGGGCGGCGGGCAGGTCGCCGGCGCCGGCCGCGCCGCAGGCCTCTCCGATGAGATCCGTCGTCCCCCGGAGGGCCGACACCACCACCAGGCCGCCGCCGGGCAGCTCCTCGCGGACGATGGCGGCGGCGCGGCGCAGGGCCTCCGCGCTGCCCACGGAACTGCCGCCGAACTTCAGGACCTTGGTCATGCGCCGCGCTCCTCCAGAAGCCCGTCGAGCCACACGGCCACCTGGGCCCACTCCATCAGGAAGGCGTCGTGGCCGTGGGGCGTCCGCAGCCAGTCGAGGCGGACGTCGGCGCCCGCGGCCAGCGCAGCTTCCGCCAGTTCCAGGATCAGGTCCGGCACGAAGAGCTGATCCGAATCGATGCCCAGGACGTGCAGCGGGCAGTGGAGATTCCGAAGCGCGGCCTCCAGCCCGCCGCGGCCCCGCCCCAGGTCGTGGGCGTCCCAGGCCGCGAGGAGGGCCAGGTAGGACGCGCGGGTGAAGCGGTCCGCCAGCGCCGCGCCGTGGTGGTCCAGCCAGGGGCGGATGTCCTCGCCGCCGAAGCGCCCGTTGAGGCTCTTGGCGGTGCGGAAGGTGAGCATGGCGGCGTGCCGGGCCAAGGCCACCGCGCGGTCGTCGGGCAGGGCGGGCTCCTGGAGGATGCGCCGCTGCACGTGGTTGTGCCCCAGCAGCCAGGCGTCGCTGCGGCCGCCCGTGCCGATGACGCCCAGGGCGCCCACCCGCTCCGGCACGCGGAGGGCCAGCTCCAGCGCCACCATGCCCCCCAGGCTGCCGCCGGCCACCGCGTCGAAGCGCAGGTCCTCCGCCTCGATCCACGCTGCCAGCCCTTCGGCCATGTCGCGGGGCGTGAGGGGCGGAAAAGGCTCGTCTTGGGCGGGCCCCGTGGAGCCGTAGCAGGAGCCGGGGAGGTTCGGCGCCCACACGGTGACGCGGTCCGCGGCCAGCGGCGCGTCCTCCGCGAACAGGGGCCCCCACCAGCCCTTCGGTCCGTCCGGATGGACGCCGCCGGTGAGGGCGTGGAGGAGCAGCACTTTGAGCGGACCCTGCCCGATGCGCCGCCAGGCGATCTCCATGGACAGGGATTGTCCACTTTCCAGCAGGACGGGTGAGGACTTGACGGCGACGGGCATGGGAGGGGCTCCGGTTCGTGGAAGGGCGGTCAGGCGGACAGCAGGGCCTGGTCGAGATCCTCGATCAGGTCGTCCACATGTTCCAGGCCCACGCTCAGGCGGATGAGGTCGTCGGTGACGCCCGTGGTCGCGCGCTCCGCGGAGGAGAGCTGCTGGTGGGTGGTGCTGGCGGGATGGATGATCAGGCTCTTGGCGTCGCCCACGTTGGCCAGGCGAGAGAAGATTTCCACGCGGTCGATGACGGCCTTCCCGGCATCCAGGCCGCCGCGCACGCCGAAGGTGAGGATCCCGCCGAAGCCCGCGCCGGGACGGAAGTAGCGCGCCGCCGCGGCGTGGTTCTCGCTGGCGGGAAGGCCGGGATAGTTCACCCACGCCACCTTGGGGTGGTTCTCCAGCCACTGGGCCAGCGCCAGGGCGTTTTGTCCGTGGCGCTCCAGCCGCAGGGGGAGGGTCTCGATGCCCTGGAGGATGAGGAACGCGTTGAAGGGGCTCAGGGCCGCGCCCGTGTCGCGCAGCCCCTCGATGCGGGCCTTGGCGATGAAGGCCGCGGGGCCGGCGAGGTCCGCCAGCACGGCGCCGTGGTAGGCGGCGAAGGGTTCCGTGAACTCCGGGAAGCGGCCCGACCGCCAGTCGAACTTGCCGCCGTCCACGATGACGCCCGCGACGGAGGTGCCGTGCCCCCCCAGGAACTTGGTGGCGCTGTGAACCACGATGTCCGCCCCGTGGGCCAGCGGGTTGAGCAGGTAGGGGCTGGGCAAGGTGTTGTCCACGATGAGCGGAATGCCCGCCTCGTGGGCGATGGCCGCGATCACCTCGAATTCGGGCACGTCCAGCTTGGGATTGCCCAGGGCCTCCAGATAGACGGCGCGGGTGGCGGGGGTGATCGCGGCGCGGAAGGCCTCGGGATTCCTCGAGTCCACGAACGTCGTGGTGACGCCGGTGCGCGGCAGGGTGTGGCGGAGGAGGTTGTAGGTCCCGCCATAGAGGTTGTCGCCCGCCACCACGTGATCACCGCCGCGGAGGAGGGTCGTCAGCGTCAGGGCGATGGCGGCCTGGCCCGAAGCCACGGCCAACGCGCCAATTCCGCCTTCGAGCTGCGCCACGCGCGCTTCAAGCACGGCGGTGGTGGGGTTGGTGATGCGGGTGTAGATGTTCCCCGGCACCTCCAGGCTGAACAGCTTGGCGCCGTGCTCCGCGGAGTCGAACACGTAGCTGGTGGTCTGGTAGATGGGCACGGCGCGGCTCTTCGTATCGGAATCCGGGCTGTGGCCCCCGTGCAGGGCGAGGGTTTCGAAGCGGGGGGTGCGGGTGGCGGTGGCGCCCATGGCGGCTCCTGGAAAAGGGATGGAAAGGGCGAGGCCCGCAGTCCAAGCAAGTCCAGGATGGGGAGCCGATCGCCCGTCCCACGGGGCCCGCGACGCCGGCCAGCCTTATGTCCAGCGAGGCGGCGCGCGCCGGGCGATGGGGGACATCGTCCAAGCGTGCCAACGCTGCTGGGCGTGAGGCTGGCCTCGTCCCGGAGGGCTGGGGCGGCGGCCTTCGCCTGGCATCGTCCCGCTCCCTCGACATGGATCCACCATGCCTTCGGTCGCGCTCCTTGCCATGTTCGGCCGTCGCTCCCAGCGCGGGCCTCGTGGGGCGGGCGATCGGCTCCTAGACGCCGAAGGGCCCGACTATGCGGGCCCTTCGGCGTCTGCATCAGTTCGACACAGCTCGACATCTCTCCGCGATGACTCGCGGCAGGAATTGGCACCTTGCTTTCGCAGGTTGCCAAGGTTTCACAGGGCCCGTCCCTCCACCTTTCTGGATAACTCGCTATGGAACTGGCAAGGAACTCGTAAGAGAACGGCCCCGCAGGGCCGGTGAACCAAAGTAGTGCAGAAGGATCTCCGTGGCAAGCCGGTCGAAAGCGCCCGGTCGCGTTCGACCTGGTACGATGCCTTCGCATCCCTCGTCGGCCTCGCCTCGGGGCCGCTCTGCCTCGAATTTGGAGTTCCCCCCATGCGCCGCCATCCCTTGATCCTGTCCCTGGCAGTCCCTTTCGCGCTGATGGTGGGGTGCGTCAGCCCCGACATGGACGTGGCGAAGATCCGCATCGGAATGACGAAGAAAGAAGTGATCGAGCGCGTGGGAAGCCCGAGCCGGATTTCCACCGTCAACGACACGGACGTGTACGAATACGAGGCCTACGATCGGTACGGCGCCATCAAGATCAATTCGCGCTCCCGCTACATCCGGCTCGTCAACGGCAAGGTCGATGCGTTCGGCACCCGCGAGGACCTGCAAGCCGGAAGGGCCGCGCAGGGGATTCCGGCGAAGGGGGTTTTCGAAGCCCAGCCGGCTCCCGTCGCTCCGGCTGCCTTTGATCTGCGAACCGAGCTGGAGAAGCTGGAAAAGCTGAAGAAGGACGGCCTCATTTCGGAAGATGAGTTCAAGGATTTGAGGCATAAGGTGCTGGACAAGGCGAAGGCCCAATAGCACGCTGCCGCGGCGTCTCCGCGGCATTCCTCGTAACGGATGGGCGATCAAGACCCAAGATTTTTCACCACCAAGGCACCAAGAAAAGCCATGCCCGCGGTTGATGCGGTTCTTGGCGCCCTTCGTGTCTTGGTGGTGATTCTTATTTTTTAAATGCAATGTGGCATCAGGCGCTGAAGTACCGCGCCTGCGGATGCCAGGCCACGAGGGCGCTGGTGGTGTATTCGGGGTCCATCTGATGGGTCTCGCTGAGGCGGACGCCGATGGCTTCGCCGCGCAGCAGGTCGAGAAGCGCGGCGTTGCCTTCGAGGTCGGGACACGCGGGATAGCCGTAGGAATAGCGGGAACCCTGGTAGCCCTGGGCGAACAGGGCGCGTCCCGGCAGATCCTTGCCGTCGATGCCCAGCTCGCGCCGGATGCGGGCGTGGACGCGCTCGGCGTAGGCTTCCGTCAGCTCCGTCGCTAGGCCGTGGAAGGCGAAGTAGTCGGCGTAGCCGTCCTCGGCGTAGAGCTGTACCGCGTGGTCCGCGGCGGCCTGGCCCAGGGTGACGAGTTGGAGCGCCAGGACGTCGCGGCGGTCGGCGCGGAAGAAGTCCGCGATGCAGAGGCGCCGCCCCGCCGCCTGGCGCGGGAAGGCCAGCCGGGCGAGGAGGCGCTTGGGATCCGCGGGGTCGAACACCCGCAGGGCGTCGCCGTCGGCCTGCGCCGGGAAGTAGCCGTAGCGGGCCTTCGGCTGGAGGACGGGATCGGCGGCCAGGCGCGTCTTCCAGGCGGCGAGCTGGGGCTCGGCCTTGTCCCGCAGGACGGCGACGAAGGCCGCGTCGCTGAGCTTGCCCTGCGCGAACCCCCACCGGTTGCGGATCAGGGCGAACGCGTCCAGGAACTCGAACAGGTCCGCGGGCGCGTCCGCCAGTTCCCGCACGCCCCAGAAGGGCGGCTCCGGCGGCGGAGCGTCGTGGCGGACCCAGCTGCTCTGTCCCTGCGTGGTCAGCGGCACGGAGGCGCCGCCCCGCCGCAGGATCCGGATGTCCTCTCCCGCGGTTGGAGCGGGGACGGGGATTTCCGTCGACGCGCCGGGCGAGACGAGAGCCTGCATGTGCCGCAGCCCCTCGAAGGCGTCTTCGGCGTAGAGGACGGGCCCCGAGTAGGCGCGGCGGCAGTCGCCTTCCACGTAGTCGCGGGTGAGGGCCGCGCCGCCCAGGATGACGGGCACGCGCCGGCCCTGCTCCTCCAGGTAGTGGAGGTCCTCCTTCATCACGACCGTGGACTTCACCAGCAGCCCGGACAGCCCGATGGCGTCCGCGGGCCACGCCTCCAGTTCCTTGACGATGGCCTCGATGGGCTGCTTGATGCCCAGGTTCTTCACCTCGAACCCGTTGTTGCTGAGGATGATGTCCACCAGGTTCTTGCCGATGTCGTGCACGTCGCCCTTCACGGTGGCCAGCAGGATGCGGCCCTTCCGGTAGTCCGCGCCTTCGCCCTTGGGCAGGTGCGGCTCGATGCGGCGGATGGCGGCCTTCATGGCCTCGGCGCTCTCCAGGACGAAGGGGAGCTGCATCTCGCCCGCGCCGAAGCGCTCGCCCACCACTTTCATGGCGCCCAGAAGCACCTCGTTGATGAGCATCAGGGGATCGTGGTCCTTCAGGGCCTCGTCCACGTCGGCGAGGATCGCCTGTTTGCCGCCGTCCAGGATGCCGCGGCGGAGGCGCTCCAGGACGGGCAGGTCGGCCCGGGATTCCGCCGCGGCGGCCTGCCGGCCGCTGAACCGCGCCAGGACGGCTTTCAGCGGATCGTAGCCCTCGCTCCGCCGGTCGAAGATCAGGTCCTCCACGATGCGCCGGTCCTCGGGATCGATGGACGCCACGGGAATGACCTTCGAGGCGTTGAAGATCGCCATGTCCAGGCCGTGCTTCACTCCGTGGTAGAGCATGAGGGCGTTCAGGACGTGGCGGGTGGCGGGGTTCAGACCGAAGCTCACGTTGCTGACGCCGAGCAGCGTCATCACGCCCGGAAGTTCGGCTTTGATCAGCCGCAGGGCCTCGAGCGTCTCCACCGCCGATCCGCGGAAGGCCTCGTCCCCGCTGCCCAGGGTGAAGGTGAGGGGATCGAGGATCAGGTCACCGGGATCCAGGCCGTACTCGCCCACCGCGAGGGCGTGCAGCCGCCGCGCCACTTCCAGCTTCTCCTCCCGGGTCTTCGCCATGCCGCGCTCGTCGATGGTGAGGCCCACCACCGCGGCGCCGTAGGTGCGGCACAGGTCCAGGATCCGGCGGGCCTTGGCCTCGCCGTCCTCGAAGTTGATGGAGTTCACCACGCACTTGCCGGGGCTCCGCTGGAGAGCCCGTTCGAGGACGGGCACCTCGGTGCTGTCGATCATCAGGGGCAGCGTCACCTGCGAGATCAGGCGCCCCAGCAGCTCGTCCACATCCCGCACTTCGTCACGCCCCACGAAGGCCACGCAGAGGTCCAGCAGGTGCGCGCCTTCCCGCTGCTGGTCTTTGGCCAGGGCGACGAGGCCGTCCCAGTCCTCGGCGGCCAGCAGGTCGCGGAATTTCTTGGACCCGTTCGCGTTCGTGCGCTCGCCGACGATGAGCGGCGCGGGCTCCTGCCGCAGGGTCACGCTCTGGTAGAGGCTGGCGGCGCTGCGCTCCAGCTTCGGCGCGCGCTTCGGCGGATCGAGCTTCTCCACGCCGGGCGCGAGGGCCCGGATATGGTCCGGCGTGGTGCCGCAGCAGCCGCCGACGATGGCCAGCCCGAACTCCCGGGCCGCGTGCAGCACCTTGGGCGCGAAGGTCGCCGGATCCAGCGGGTAGACCACCTGGCCGCCCACGTTCTGCGGAAGCCCGGCGTTGGGTAGGCAGCTGATGGAAAAGGGGCTGGCCTCCGCGAGGGTCTGCAGGTGCATGTGCATCTCGTCGGGCCCCGTGGCACAGTTGAGGCCCAGGACGTCGATGCCCAGCGGCTCGACGCTGGTGAGGACGGCGGAGATGTCCGAGCCCACCAGCAGGGTGCCGGTGGTTTCCACCGTGGCCTGCACCCACAGCGGGATCCGGCGCTGCTTGGCGGCCATGGCCTCCCGCGCGGCTCGCACGGCCACTTTGATTTGGCCCAGGTCCTGGCAGGTCTCGATGAGGATGGCGTCGGCGCCGCCGTCCAGCAGGCCCTCCATCTGGACGCGGTACGAGGCCAGCAGCTCCGCATAGCCCACGTGCCCCAGGGTGATCAGCTTGGTGCCCGGTCCCACGGAACCCACCACGAACCGCGACCGGTCGAAGCTGCGGGCCACTTCCTTCGCGAGGGAGGCGGCCTGGACGTTGAGGGCGTAGGCCTGGTCCGAGAGCCCGAATTCCCCCAGCACCAGCGGATTCGCGCCGAAGGTGTTGGTCTCCACCGCGTCGGCCCCGGCCCGGAAATAGCTCTCGTGGATCTCGCGGATCCACTGGGGCCGCCGCTCGGTGAGCAGATCCACGCAGCCCTCCAGCGCCGCGCCGCCGTAGTCCTCCACCGTGGGCTGCCGGGCGAAGATCTGGGTCCCCATCCCGCCGTCCAGGAGCAGCACCTTGTCGCGGAGGAGGGTGTCGAGGGTCGTCATGGGAAGGCCTTGCGTTTAACCGCAGATGTCGCAGATGGGCGCAGATGAATGAAGAAGCGCGTCGTGGCTTTTCATCTGCGAACTCTGCGTCATCTGCGGTTTCATGTTTTTCAAATCCCCAAATACTCGATGTCCACGTCCCCGTGGACGCTGACCTGGCAGGCGAGGCGCTGGTCGGGAGGCGCGTCCAGGCCCTTCAGGAAGTCGCGCTCTTCGGGGCTGGGTTCGTTGCAGTGCGCCAGGCCCCGGGCGACGCGGACGCGGCAGGTGCCGCAGGAGCCCGTCCGGCAGCCGAAGGTGATGTCCGCCCCCGCCGCGTCGGCGATCCGCTGCAGCGCCGCCCCCGCGGGCGCCTCCACCAGCAGATCCTCCAGGAGGAAGTGGACCTTCACGGACATGGAACACCCGATTCACGGAGGGAAAGATCACCACCAAGGCACCAAGACACCAAGAAAGACAAGAACAGGTTTTTGCAGTTCTTGGTGCCTTGGTGTCTTGGTGGTGAGCAGGTGTTCTTCACTTATTCCTCCCGTTTCGGCAGCAGCGGCGCGACGAGTTCGACTTGGCCGAAGGGGGCGCTCAGTTGGAGGCCGCGCACGCGGGGGCGGATGGTTTCGATGACCTCCTGGGCGATGGCGAGGCCCTCCTTCACCTGGTCCTCGGCGGTGGACCATTTCGCCATGCGGGCCAGGATCGCGGGGGGGACGAAGGCGCCGGGCACTTCGTTGGCCATGAACTCGGCGTTGCGCAGGCTCTTGAGGGGCCAGA comes from the Geothrix sp. 21YS21S-4 genome and includes:
- a CDS encoding alpha/beta fold hydrolase, producing the protein MPVAVKSSPVLLESGQSLSMEIAWRRIGQGPLKVLLLHALTGGVHPDGPKGWWGPLFAEDAPLAADRVTVWAPNLPGSCYGSTGPAQDEPFPPLTPRDMAEGLAAWIEAEDLRFDAVAGGSLGGMVALELALRVPERVGALGVIGTGGRSDAWLLGHNHVQRRILQEPALPDDRAVALARHAAMLTFRTAKSLNGRFGGEDIRPWLDHHGAALADRFTRASYLALLAAWDAHDLGRGRGGLEAALRNLHCPLHVLGIDSDQLFVPDLILELAEAALAAGADVRLDWLRTPHGHDAFLMEWAQVAVWLDGLLEERGA
- a CDS encoding M13 family metallopeptidase, yielding MRRSFSPLVFCLAAVALAAPPPSAPAKGLDLAGMDRATAPGDDFYAYANGGWMKRTAIPEDRGSFGVGHEVADRTDRRVAALIQAAAKSKAPAGSELRKIGDCYASFMDEKGIEAKGLAPIQPGFRTIAAIHDRRDLARYLGATLRADVDILNATNYYTDNIFGLWVAQDLDDPSRYAPFLLQGGLGMPERTYYLDPSEGMAAIRAQYLAHVTDMLALAGVAGAPARAAAVVDLETRMARVHLGREESGDVQKGNNHWARRDFAAKAPGLDWEAYFAAAGLERAETFVVWQPAAFVGLSALAAEVPLDVWKDYLTFHALQHRARVLPKTVADRSFAFYGKVLSGASQPRERWVRGVAFTNEALGEAVGKAYAAKHFPAQEKARAQKMVANLIAAFQARIEALDWMSPATKAKALAKLTALKVGVGYPDRWQDYGGLRIAPGDAFGNAERAERFEYARNVAKLGRPIDRGEWVMTPQTVNAVNLPVMNALNFPAAILQPPYFDSRRPMVMDYGAMGAVIGHEISHSFDDSGSLFDATGKLNNWWTPEDLKHFQASADRLAKQFDAYEPLPGLHVNGRQTLGENIADIAGLAAAYDAYRLSLGGKEAPAVQGLTGDQQFFLSYAQSWREKTREPLLRQQILTDGHTPAALRPATSRNLDAWYAAFLVKPGQKLYLAPADRVRVW
- a CDS encoding O-acetylhomoserine aminocarboxypropyltransferase/cysteine synthase family protein, coding for MGATATRTPRFETLALHGGHSPDSDTKSRAVPIYQTTSYVFDSAEHGAKLFSLEVPGNIYTRITNPTTAVLEARVAQLEGGIGALAVASGQAAIALTLTTLLRGGDHVVAGDNLYGGTYNLLRHTLPRTGVTTTFVDSRNPEAFRAAITPATRAVYLEALGNPKLDVPEFEVIAAIAHEAGIPLIVDNTLPSPYLLNPLAHGADIVVHSATKFLGGHGTSVAGVIVDGGKFDWRSGRFPEFTEPFAAYHGAVLADLAGPAAFIAKARIEGLRDTGAALSPFNAFLILQGIETLPLRLERHGQNALALAQWLENHPKVAWVNYPGLPASENHAAAARYFRPGAGFGGILTFGVRGGLDAGKAVIDRVEIFSRLANVGDAKSLIIHPASTTHQQLSSAERATTGVTDDLIRLSVGLEHVDDLIEDLDQALLSA
- a CDS encoding aspartate kinase; translated protein: MTKVLKFGGSSVGSAEALRRAAAIVREELPGGGLVVVSALRGTTDLIGEACGAAGAGDLPAARERLVALRDRHRRVASELGLWTEIRSTWMPLFERLDQLVTGMALLGEATARGRDSALAVGETLSAHLAAGCFGGAFRDVREAMRTDARFGRARPQLSALREAAAPWREALAAGALWVTQGFLGATADGLTTTLGRGGSDTSATLLGEALDAEEVQIWTDVDGVLTADPSLVEEARPIPRMSLGEAEALSAFGAKVLHADCLAPGGRAGFRLVVANTLRPGAPRTEILPHPPAREPGAVTSVAYKEGIALLRFPAAAGLEAPLDAARRLEEAGALRFGLVSSPAGTLMALRPETSAATGVLASLAAAGVGCESGWAVVALVGEGLRTDPLAALRHLAALGQEPVGGLLTGSSTVSIAFLVPESRLGELIPRLHDRCVVAPFQEQP
- the bamE gene encoding outer membrane protein assembly factor BamE; the encoded protein is MRRHPLILSLAVPFALMVGCVSPDMDVAKIRIGMTKKEVIERVGSPSRISTVNDTDVYEYEAYDRYGAIKINSRSRYIRLVNGKVDAFGTREDLQAGRAAQGIPAKGVFEAQPAPVAPAAFDLRTELEKLEKLKKDGLISEDEFKDLRHKVLDKAKAQ
- a CDS encoding SDR family NAD(P)-dependent oxidoreductase; the encoded protein is MTLDLSGLRVLVTGGSRGIGAATVRLLTDLGARTAFTYLSQEQAALDLQAELAAEGRSVLAIRADQRLRADAQTAVATVEAAWGGLDAFVGNAGIWAATPAELPEEDVLLDILETNVTGLFRWHAEVIPALKRAGGGSLVLLSSTAGQRGEARHGAYAASKGAVISLVKSLAPELGPDGIRVNAVAPGWVDTDMSAAALRSDPDQRRRIAAGFPLGRIPEAEDLAGPVAFLLSPWAASITGEVLNVNGGTVLCG